The Magnolia sinica isolate HGM2019 chromosome 9, MsV1, whole genome shotgun sequence genome contains a region encoding:
- the LOC131256141 gene encoding hydroxycinnamoyl-CoA:piscidic acid hydroxycinnamoyltransferase-like, whose amino-acid sequence MLGHVDDHEVRSKETTVEMLRLTREQVNKIRQQATGCSRYQSVAGHVWRVACKARGLHHDQQTKMFIAVDGRGRLHPRLPDGYFGNLVFKTTPAGRCGDLVLNPLSQSASRVKEVGEMMKDDYLRSALDFLASHKDLTPFRGASHTLGCSQGTFYGCPNITFTSWIGMPIYDADFGWGPPIHMGPAALGFEGKAILMPTREGDGSMLLAIRLQVAHMKAFKDSTYHGL is encoded by the coding sequence ATGTTGGGCCATGTAGACGATCATGAGGTACGGAGCAAGGAGACAACGGTCGAGATGTTGAGGCTGACACGTGAACAAGTGAATAAGATCAGGCAACAAGCGACCGGGTGCAGCCGGTACCAGTCGGTGGCGGGTCACGTGTGGAGAGTTGCGTGCAAGgctcgtgggctccaccatgatcagCAGACGAAGATGTTCATTGCCGTTGATGGCCGCGGACGGTTGCATCCTCGGTTGCCTGATGGTTACTTTGGTAACCTTGTGTTCAAAACGACACCGGCCGGGCGGTGCGGCGATCTGGTGTTGAACCCGCTGAGTCAGTCGGCGAGTCGCGTGAAAGAAGTAGGGGAGATGATGAAGGACGATTACCTAAGGTCAGCGCTTGACTTTTTAGCCAGTCACAAGGACCTGACTCCGTTTCGCGGTGCATCCCACACGCTGGGCTGTAGCCAAGGGACGTTCTACGGCTGCCCCAACATCACCTTCACCAGCTGGATAGGGATGCCGATCTACGATGCtgattttgggtggggcccacctatccaCATGGGCCCCGCGGCTTTGGGCTTCGAAGGGAAGGCTATCCTGATGCCAACGCGAGAAGGGGATGGGAGCATGCTACTCGCGATCCGCCtgcaggtggcccacatgaaggCTTTCAAGGACTCCACTTACCATGGTTTATAG
- the LOC131254875 gene encoding shikimate O-hydroxycinnamoyltransferase-like — protein sequence MWEKETSIDEEFDEEESDKIEETVPAADDGKGSPPSDSAEVNDYFLDTSSTESPKSSPAVEFVKREPNDESSDEGGGGGGGYYYGQGALYIELTNILHTQNFIWFHELGKQAVQDGYSMTMIQPTTHALTVYFYHPKDAAIDFFSPEFIKDSLSRALVQYYPLAGRLHPGPSDRLELECNAMGVLFVEAESDAQIDDFGDFKPGPGLRELVPNIDYNTHIGEWPLLLVQLTFFRCGGVYMGIGIAHTIVDGFAALQFISAWARIARGDAHVGIDPFFDRTIM from the exons ATGTGGGAGAAAGAGacctctattgatgaggagttcgatgaagaggagagtgacaagattGAAGAGACAGTGCCTGCAGCT GACGATGGGAAGGGATCCCCACCATCTGATTCAGCAGAGGTGAACGACTATTTTTTGGACACATCCAGCACGGAGTCACCCAAGAGTTCTCCTGCAGTTGAATTTGTAAAAAGAGAACCGAATGATGAATCTAgcgacgaaggtggaggtggaggagggggttactattacggaCAAG GAGCCTTATACATAGAATTG ACAAACATTTTACATACCCAGAATTTTATCTGGTTTCACGAGCTTGGAAAACAGGCTGTACAAGATGGCTATAGTATGACTATG ATCCAGCCCACAACGCATGCTCTGACCGTCTACTTCTATCACCCCAAGGATGCTGCAATCGACTTCTTCTCCCCTGAGTTCATTAAGGATTCATTGAGCAGAGCCTTAGTGCAGTACTACCCTCTTGCAGGCCGGTTGCACCCAGGCCCCAGTGACCGGCTTGAGCTCGAGTGCAATGCAATGGGAGTTCTGTTTGTAGAAGCTGAGTCGGATGCTCAGATAGATGATTTTGGTGACTTCAAGCCAGGCCCAGGCCTCAGAGAGCTTGTTCCCAACATCGACTACAACACCCACATTGGTGAGTGGCCGTTGCTATTGGTGCAACTCACCTTCTTCCGTTGTGGAGGTGTCTACATGGGGATAGGCATTGCCCACACGATCGTCGATGGATTTGCCGCATTGCAATTCATCTCAGCATGGGCGAGGATTGCACGTGGAGACGCACATGTGGGCATCGATCCATTCTTCGACCGGACAATCATGTAG